A genomic region of Catalinimonas niigatensis contains the following coding sequences:
- a CDS encoding DUF1553 domain-containing protein, whose amino-acid sequence MKTREVLKHQTSCLFLAIFLGVSITACDQQAAGTEGVAKKVPKQVDFNLHVKPILSDRCFACHGPDNNKREAELRLDTEEGAFSALKESEGHAFVAGKPEQSVAFQRISSTDPEIMMPPPESNLVLTDYEIEVIEKWIEQGAEWKEHWSFIPPAKHELPEVDQQEWVQNPIDHFVLAKLENEGLQPAPPATKEKLLRRVTFDLTGLPPTVEEIEAFLQDDAPDAYEKVVDRLLASSHFGERMAPVWLDLSRYADSHGYQDDRPRTMWPWRDWVVEAFNENLPYDQFITWQLAGDLLPDATYEQKLATGFNRNHAITQEGGVIEEEYLTEYAADRTNTFSTTFLGLTVECARCHDHKYDPISQKEYFQLYAFFNNVPERGQIDYLNEAPEPAMRVEDAELEAKKTYVDSTILALENRLNQLESQKTPAFKTWLAQNPSPDIDTESDQLAYFKLDIMEAQQFRGDYSDFPGLMNTGLPKKIDLPAHVEGKYGKALQFNGANFLTLDDIADFDHHDHFSLGGWIKHSNAHELRAGLLSRRNGEISRQGYDLTLTKDNKLSLRLIHHADRGDYLDAETVSSIPPQQWTHVFATYDGSGKASGVRLYINGKNQPLKTRHDNLGRKSILNGNEFLIGNWYSRNKAYDTYGFTGGSIDEVRIYHRTLSPLEVQQVAETQPSQQENALYAHYLQKQDQEFYRITRRLDSLRQLDVSIPHVMIMQEREERKPAYLLARGSYDAPTEEVERATPEAVLAFDKKYPRDRLGLAQWLLAPENPLTSRVAVNRFWQMYFGKGIVKTPEDFGNQGELPTHPELLDWLSVEFRESGWDVKALQKLIVMSATYQQSAKVDKEKQQRDSENLLLARGPNTRLTAEMFRDNALAVSGLLYDSLGGKWVKPYQPDDIWKAMANQIGENKYRASKGPGLYRRSLYTYWKRTIPPPTMVMFDAPERTLCTAKRQSTSTPLQSLALLNDPQIVEASRKLAERMLAEGGVSIEEQIAFGFQAVTSRQPKAEELSLLQALYQDKLEYYQQNPEEVEGLLTVGDAPFNQQLEKVQIATLAVVANTLFNLDEAKFRS is encoded by the coding sequence ATGAAGACGAGAGAAGTGTTGAAACACCAAACGAGCTGTTTATTTTTAGCTATTTTTTTGGGAGTATCCATCACAGCCTGCGATCAACAGGCAGCAGGAACTGAGGGAGTCGCCAAAAAGGTGCCCAAGCAAGTAGATTTCAACCTGCACGTAAAGCCCATCCTTTCCGACCGTTGCTTTGCCTGCCACGGACCTGATAACAACAAGCGGGAAGCAGAATTGCGGCTGGATACCGAAGAAGGCGCATTCAGTGCCTTGAAAGAAAGTGAAGGTCATGCCTTCGTAGCCGGAAAGCCTGAGCAAAGCGTAGCCTTTCAGCGGATCAGTTCTACCGACCCGGAGATCATGATGCCGCCTCCCGAATCCAATCTGGTGCTGACAGACTATGAGATAGAAGTGATTGAGAAATGGATTGAACAGGGAGCCGAATGGAAAGAGCACTGGTCCTTCATCCCTCCAGCGAAACATGAGCTGCCCGAAGTAGATCAACAGGAATGGGTACAAAATCCTATTGACCATTTTGTGCTGGCTAAGCTGGAAAACGAAGGTTTACAACCTGCTCCCCCCGCTACCAAAGAAAAACTACTCCGCCGGGTTACTTTTGACCTGACCGGTCTGCCCCCTACCGTAGAAGAGATAGAGGCTTTTCTCCAGGATGATGCTCCCGATGCTTATGAAAAAGTAGTAGACCGTCTATTGGCTTCTTCTCACTTTGGAGAGCGCATGGCGCCTGTCTGGCTGGACCTCTCCCGCTATGCCGACTCCCACGGCTATCAGGATGACCGGCCCCGTACCATGTGGCCCTGGCGCGACTGGGTGGTGGAAGCCTTCAATGAAAATCTGCCTTACGATCAGTTCATCACCTGGCAACTGGCAGGAGACCTGCTGCCCGATGCTACCTATGAACAAAAACTTGCCACCGGCTTCAACCGCAACCATGCCATTACCCAGGAAGGAGGCGTAATTGAAGAAGAATACCTTACCGAATATGCTGCCGACCGTACCAATACTTTTTCCACCACCTTTCTGGGGCTGACGGTGGAATGCGCCCGCTGCCACGACCACAAATATGATCCTATCTCTCAGAAGGAATATTTTCAACTCTATGCTTTTTTCAATAATGTGCCTGAAAGAGGGCAGATTGATTATCTGAACGAGGCGCCTGAACCGGCCATGCGGGTGGAAGATGCTGAACTGGAAGCCAAGAAAACCTATGTAGACTCTACCATACTGGCCCTGGAAAACCGCTTGAATCAACTGGAAAGCCAAAAAACGCCTGCTTTCAAAACATGGCTGGCACAAAATCCGTCGCCTGACATAGATACGGAAAGCGATCAGCTGGCCTACTTCAAACTGGATATCATGGAGGCACAGCAGTTCAGAGGCGACTATTCGGATTTTCCGGGACTCATGAATACCGGCTTGCCCAAAAAGATCGATTTACCTGCTCATGTAGAAGGTAAGTATGGCAAGGCTCTTCAATTTAACGGAGCTAACTTCCTTACGCTGGATGATATCGCCGATTTTGACCACCACGATCATTTCTCACTGGGCGGATGGATCAAACACAGCAATGCCCATGAACTGCGGGCAGGCCTTTTGAGCCGACGCAATGGAGAAATTTCCCGGCAGGGGTATGACCTTACCCTGACCAAAGATAACAAATTGAGCCTGCGCCTCATCCACCACGCAGACCGCGGTGACTACCTGGATGCAGAAACAGTCTCTTCCATCCCCCCTCAGCAGTGGACCCACGTATTTGCAACTTACGACGGTTCCGGCAAAGCCAGCGGCGTAAGGCTGTACATCAATGGAAAAAACCAGCCTTTAAAAACCAGACACGATAATCTGGGACGCAAATCCATTCTCAATGGCAATGAGTTCCTGATAGGCAACTGGTACAGCCGCAACAAAGCCTATGATACCTATGGCTTTACCGGTGGTAGTATTGATGAAGTCAGAATTTACCATCGTACCCTTAGCCCGCTGGAAGTGCAGCAGGTGGCAGAAACCCAACCTTCACAGCAGGAAAACGCACTTTATGCGCATTATTTGCAGAAACAGGACCAGGAATTCTACCGCATTACGCGTCGCCTGGATAGCCTGCGCCAGTTGGATGTGAGCATTCCCCATGTGATGATCATGCAGGAAAGGGAAGAACGTAAACCTGCCTATCTGCTGGCCCGTGGTTCCTACGATGCCCCTACCGAAGAGGTAGAAAGAGCAACACCGGAAGCGGTGCTGGCCTTTGATAAAAAATATCCGCGTGACCGTCTCGGCCTCGCTCAATGGCTGTTGGCCCCGGAAAATCCGCTAACCTCCCGAGTGGCTGTTAACCGCTTCTGGCAGATGTATTTTGGCAAAGGGATCGTTAAGACACCTGAAGATTTTGGCAATCAGGGCGAATTGCCTACCCATCCTGAACTGCTGGACTGGCTTTCTGTAGAATTCAGGGAATCGGGCTGGGATGTGAAAGCATTACAAAAGCTGATTGTCATGTCGGCTACCTATCAGCAGTCGGCAAAGGTTGACAAAGAAAAACAGCAAAGGGATTCGGAAAATCTGCTGCTGGCCCGCGGCCCCAACACTCGTCTTACCGCTGAAATGTTCCGCGACAATGCTTTGGCTGTCAGTGGACTGCTGTACGATAGCCTCGGTGGTAAGTGGGTAAAGCCCTATCAGCCAGACGATATCTGGAAAGCCATGGCCAACCAGATCGGAGAGAACAAGTATCGGGCAAGTAAAGGCCCTGGTCTTTACCGCCGGAGCCTCTATACCTACTGGAAGCGTACCATTCCTCCGCCCACGATGGTGATGTTTGACGCTCCGGAGCGTACCCTGTGTACTGCCAAGCGGCAGAGTACCAGCACTCCTTTGCAGTCGCTGGCCCTGCTTAATGATCCGCAAATCGTAGAGGCGTCTCGCAAACTGGCAGAACGTATGCTGGCAGAAGGAGGTGTTTCAATAGAAGAACAGATTGCTTTTGGGTTTCAGGCCGTGACCTCACGACAGCCAAAGGCAGAAGAACTGAGCCTGTTGCAGGCGTTATATCAGGATAAGCTGGAATATTACCAGCAAAACCCTGAAGAAGTGGAAGGCTTGCTCACGGTAGGCGACGCTCCTTTTAATCAGCAGTTAGAAAAAGTACAGATTGCTACTTTGGCGGTGGTAGCCAATACCTTATTTAACCTGGATGAAGCCAAATTCAGAAGCTAA
- a CDS encoding DUF1501 domain-containing protein, with protein MDILNEHYNQMNRRHFLSRMSLGLGGAALGSLLGCSSNSTQEAAIDPMSGILDQLHFAPKAKRVIYLFQSGGPSQMDLFDYKPLLRKMHGEELPASIRMGQRLTGMTAGQSSFPLASSLFDFKQHGQSGAWVSDQMPYTAEIADELCFIKSMHTEAINHDPAITFFQTGSQQPGRPSMGSWLSYGLGSDNQNLPTFIVLLSRGAQRPQPIYSRLWGNGFLASLHQGVQFRSGKDPVLFLNNPEGINANTRRQVLDYLAKLNDIRMQDFGDPEIESRIAQYEMSYRMQTSVPDALDLSNEPDSVFEMYGEDARKPGTYAANCLLARRLAERDVKFIQLYHLGWDQHEDLPRELSSQCRDTDQASAALVKDLKQRGLLEDTLIVWGGEFGRTNYSQGRLTETNYGRDHHPRCFTIWMAGGGVKKGMTYGETDDFSYNIVKDPVHVHDFQATMLHLMGIDHEKLTFKHQGRRYRLTDVSGKIVNKIIA; from the coding sequence ATGGACATACTCAACGAACACTATAACCAAATGAACCGTCGTCACTTCCTCTCCCGCATGAGCCTGGGATTGGGAGGAGCGGCACTGGGAAGCCTGCTGGGCTGTAGCAGCAATAGTACTCAGGAAGCAGCCATTGACCCGATGAGCGGCATACTGGATCAACTGCATTTTGCCCCCAAAGCCAAGCGGGTGATCTATCTCTTCCAGAGTGGTGGCCCTTCTCAAATGGATTTGTTTGACTACAAGCCCCTGCTCAGAAAGATGCATGGCGAAGAGCTGCCTGCCTCCATTCGCATGGGGCAGCGCCTCACCGGTATGACTGCGGGTCAGAGTTCTTTTCCGCTGGCTTCTTCCCTCTTTGACTTCAAGCAGCACGGCCAAAGTGGCGCCTGGGTAAGTGACCAGATGCCCTATACTGCTGAAATTGCTGATGAGCTTTGTTTTATCAAAAGCATGCATACCGAGGCCATCAACCATGATCCGGCCATCACCTTCTTCCAGACCGGCTCGCAGCAACCGGGTCGTCCCAGCATGGGTTCCTGGCTCAGCTATGGACTGGGCAGCGACAACCAGAACCTGCCTACCTTTATTGTACTACTCTCAAGAGGGGCGCAGCGTCCGCAGCCGATCTACTCCCGGCTTTGGGGCAATGGTTTCCTGGCATCCCTCCATCAGGGGGTACAGTTCCGCTCCGGCAAAGATCCTGTACTCTTTCTGAACAATCCGGAGGGTATTAATGCCAACACGCGCCGCCAGGTGCTTGATTATCTGGCGAAGCTCAACGATATCCGCATGCAGGATTTTGGTGATCCGGAAATAGAGTCTCGCATTGCGCAGTACGAAATGTCGTATCGCATGCAGACCTCCGTTCCCGATGCCCTGGACCTGTCCAATGAGCCGGATTCGGTCTTTGAGATGTACGGAGAAGATGCCCGAAAGCCTGGTACCTATGCTGCCAACTGCCTGCTGGCCCGGAGGTTGGCGGAACGTGATGTAAAGTTTATCCAGCTCTATCATCTGGGCTGGGACCAGCATGAAGATCTGCCGCGTGAGCTTAGTTCTCAATGCCGGGATACCGATCAGGCCTCGGCTGCTCTGGTCAAAGACCTGAAGCAGAGAGGCTTGCTGGAAGATACCTTAATCGTTTGGGGAGGAGAGTTTGGCCGTACCAATTACTCGCAAGGCAGGCTTACTGAGACCAATTACGGCCGTGACCATCATCCACGCTGTTTCACCATCTGGATGGCTGGTGGGGGTGTGAAAAAAGGGATGACTTATGGAGAGACCGATGACTTCTCTTACAATATTGTCAAAGACCCGGTGCATGTGCACGATTTTCAGGCTACCATGCTGCACCTGATGGGTATTGACCATGAAAAACTTACCTTTAAGCATCAGGGCAGACGCTACCGCCTGACTGATGTGAGTGGGAAAATTGTGAATAAAATTATCGCATAA
- a CDS encoding 6-bladed beta-propeller, with protein sequence MQNNKPTQRRQFLKGSVALAGGALLSPDLNFYIQKSKPKLSEEVLGHNGFRYRVHQEWGNLNPSQTPVKNCHEMVMDSQGRLIMVTDETKNNIIVYDKSGKLLETWGSDYPGGHGLSIFDEGGEDMLLICDPNIGKVVKTDIKGKVLMTLQTPHELGIYKEDMPFKPTETTVGPNGDIYVADGYGSQFVIQYDAKGKYIRHFGGGGDEDGQFQTVHGVAIDQRNGAAPTLLCTSRAHNAFKRYSLDGKYLSTIFLPGAFVCRPVMDEDNLYAGVCWSRLKYLNQTPNSGFVTILDKNNKVVSNPGGTKPEYRNGELQLMVQESPVFKHCHDVCIDEDKNIYVCQWNANQTYPIKLERV encoded by the coding sequence ATGCAGAATAACAAGCCTACGCAACGCCGTCAGTTTCTCAAAGGCTCTGTGGCCCTGGCAGGCGGAGCACTACTTAGCCCTGACCTCAATTTTTATATTCAAAAAAGTAAACCCAAACTCAGCGAGGAAGTACTGGGACACAATGGCTTCCGCTATCGCGTACATCAGGAGTGGGGCAATCTCAACCCTTCCCAAACGCCGGTCAAAAACTGCCATGAGATGGTGATGGACTCCCAGGGCCGCCTCATCATGGTAACGGATGAAACCAAAAACAACATCATTGTCTACGACAAATCCGGCAAGCTGCTGGAGACCTGGGGCTCAGACTATCCCGGTGGGCATGGCTTATCTATTTTTGATGAAGGTGGCGAAGACATGCTGCTCATCTGTGACCCCAACATTGGCAAGGTGGTCAAAACCGATATCAAAGGTAAGGTACTGATGACTTTGCAAACCCCTCATGAGCTGGGTATCTACAAAGAAGACATGCCCTTTAAGCCCACCGAAACCACTGTAGGACCCAATGGAGACATTTATGTAGCGGATGGCTACGGCTCCCAATTTGTGATCCAGTACGATGCCAAGGGAAAATACATCCGTCACTTTGGCGGAGGAGGTGATGAAGACGGGCAGTTTCAGACGGTCCATGGGGTAGCGATAGACCAGCGCAATGGGGCGGCGCCTACTTTGCTCTGCACCTCCCGTGCGCACAACGCCTTCAAACGCTATTCGCTGGATGGCAAATACCTCTCCACCATCTTCCTGCCGGGAGCTTTTGTCTGCCGTCCGGTGATGGACGAGGATAACCTCTACGCCGGTGTATGCTGGTCGCGCCTCAAGTACCTGAACCAGACACCCAATTCCGGCTTTGTCACCATTCTGGACAAGAACAACAAAGTCGTTTCCAATCCGGGAGGCACCAAACCCGAGTACCGCAATGGCGAGCTGCAACTGATGGTACAGGAAAGCCCGGTGTT